The following proteins are encoded in a genomic region of Pelorhabdus rhamnosifermentans:
- a CDS encoding FliH/SctL family protein: protein MYRVLKSTSLRNTPVVIATVPPVIHYETDSSPSVEAIQQAELECQLKKAQAECDAILADAHHKAEEILAQTAVESQNLKSEAMEKGRQEGYDAGFASGLEAGKEQVRQDMSDELSRSAQQASQLLAHAQQDGHDMILNAKQQILELAVEVARKILANEIEENSAVVLSMVRAALEKVRDQQEVNVRVHSVDYEFIMKSRHDLQALIGREQPILVQADNSVPQGNCLIDTTSGTVDARIDTQLDSIRKALQEVSA, encoded by the coding sequence TTGTATAGAGTTCTTAAATCTACTTCGCTACGTAATACGCCTGTTGTTATTGCAACAGTTCCACCTGTTATTCATTATGAAACAGACTCATCACCTTCTGTAGAAGCGATTCAGCAGGCAGAGCTTGAATGTCAATTGAAAAAAGCGCAAGCAGAATGTGATGCAATTCTTGCTGATGCTCATCATAAGGCAGAAGAAATTCTTGCTCAGACAGCAGTAGAAAGTCAAAATTTAAAATCTGAGGCAATGGAAAAGGGACGTCAAGAAGGGTATGACGCGGGATTTGCGTCAGGCTTAGAAGCAGGTAAGGAGCAGGTTCGTCAGGATATGAGTGATGAACTCAGTCGTTCGGCGCAGCAGGCATCTCAGCTTTTGGCACACGCTCAGCAAGACGGTCATGACATGATTTTAAATGCAAAGCAACAAATTTTAGAGCTTGCTGTCGAAGTGGCACGTAAAATTTTAGCGAATGAAATTGAAGAAAATTCGGCGGTTGTGTTATCCATGGTTCGTGCGGCTTTAGAAAAAGTTCGTGATCAACAAGAAGTGAATGTTCGTGTTCATTCGGTCGATTATGAATTCATTATGAAATCTCGTCATGACTTACAAGCACTGATTGGTCGGGAACAGCCTATTTTAGTACAAGCAGATAATTCAGTTCCGCAAGGCAATTGTTTGATTGACACTACAAGCGGTACAGTAGATGCGCGTATTGATACGCAATTGGATTCGATACGTAAAGCATTACAAGAAGTGTCGGCATGA
- the fliG gene encoding flagellar motor switch protein FliG — MYQSNELTGKQKAAILLISLGPDLSAQIFKHLREDEIEKLTLEIANQRKISPEMKELVISEFHEMCLAKEYLAAGGLDYAKEILEKALGSEKAVTIINRLTSSLQIRPFDFARKTDPSQLLNFIQNEHPQTIALIMAYLQPEQSAAIISALPADRQVDVAKRIAVMDRTSPDVIKDVERILERKLSSLVTQDFTAAGGVDSIVEVLNRVDRTTERTIIENLEIQNPELAEEIKKRMFVFEDIVLLDDRSLQLVLREIESKDLGLALKASSTEVADKVYKNMSKRASEMLRDEIEYMGPVRIRDVEEAQQKVVNVIRRLEDSGEIIVSRGKGDEVIV; from the coding sequence ATGTATCAGTCAAATGAGTTGACAGGGAAGCAGAAGGCAGCCATTCTCTTAATTTCGTTAGGACCAGATCTTTCAGCTCAAATTTTCAAACATCTTCGCGAAGATGAAATTGAAAAGTTGACCTTGGAAATTGCCAATCAACGCAAAATTTCGCCTGAAATGAAAGAATTAGTTATTAGCGAATTTCATGAAATGTGTTTGGCGAAGGAATATTTGGCTGCTGGGGGCTTGGATTATGCTAAGGAAATTTTAGAAAAAGCACTTGGTTCAGAAAAAGCGGTAACAATTATTAATCGGTTGACATCAAGTTTGCAGATTCGTCCCTTCGATTTTGCACGTAAAACAGATCCTTCACAGTTATTGAATTTTATTCAAAATGAGCATCCTCAGACAATTGCTTTAATTATGGCCTATTTACAACCGGAGCAATCGGCAGCGATTATTTCGGCTTTGCCGGCCGATCGTCAGGTTGATGTTGCTAAAAGAATTGCTGTCATGGATCGTACTTCGCCTGATGTTATTAAGGATGTTGAAAGAATTTTAGAAAGAAAACTGTCTTCGCTTGTAACACAGGACTTTACTGCTGCTGGTGGAGTTGATTCAATTGTGGAAGTCTTAAATCGTGTAGACCGTACAACTGAGCGGACGATTATTGAAAATCTTGAAATACAAAATCCGGAACTTGCCGAGGAAATCAAAAAACGTATGTTTGTCTTCGAAGATATTGTGTTGCTTGATGATCGCTCGTTGCAACTTGTATTGCGTGAAATTGAGTCGAAAGACCTTGGTTTGGCTCTGAAGGCATCTTCAACTGAAGTAGCAGATAAAGTTTATAAGAATATGTCGAAAAGAGCTTCGGAAATGCTGCGTGATGAGATCGAATATATGGGGCCTGTACGCATCCGTGATGTTGAAGAAGCACAACAAAAAGTGGTTAATGTCATTAGGCGTCTCGAAGATTCGGGTGAAATTATTGTTTCACGTGGTAAAGGAGACGAAGTCATTGTATAG
- the fliF gene encoding flagellar basal-body MS-ring/collar protein FliF: MAELKEQSLRLWHSIGKKEKYIIIGSAVLVFAIILTWSFWWGSRPDNVPLFTGLDVKDAGEVAAKLKEAKIPYEIGNNGTSIMVSSKDVYKIRLDLAAQGLPRGNKGFEIFDQNKFGTTEFQNKIYYLQAIQGELTKTIEQMAEVEKARVHIVLPEDSLYKKNEKPATASIMLKLRPSAQLNPGQVKGIVNLVSHSIQGLKPENITILDDNAHVLNDPSDDGNSNGISLSQLDMTKKVQDDLQKNLQSMLEQVLGAGKVASRVNVELNFDQRTVDKNTFEPVVDDKGIVRSSQDTNETYSGTSGQPGGIPGTASNVPGYVATNNNNSQSNYAKKEAVRNYEINETKEKTVAAPGSIKRLTVAVLVDGTVTNVQQDSIMRIVASATGLNPQRGDVISVENVPFNTELSDKKRQEEADLAAQQRNMWILGAAIVLAVGAGIFFWLRARARRRQAEQELEALEMESTATLAGDEPEERELTKEEMTRQKEREAIEKFAKSQPEDVAQLLKTWLIDE, translated from the coding sequence ATGGCTGAATTGAAGGAACAGTCTCTGCGCTTGTGGCACAGTATCGGTAAGAAAGAAAAGTACATTATTATTGGATCTGCGGTGCTCGTTTTTGCTATCATTTTAACATGGAGCTTTTGGTGGGGCAGCAGGCCGGATAATGTACCTTTGTTTACTGGTCTCGATGTGAAGGATGCAGGCGAGGTGGCGGCAAAGTTAAAAGAAGCAAAGATTCCTTATGAGATTGGCAATAATGGAACATCTATTATGGTTTCCTCGAAGGATGTTTATAAGATCCGTCTTGACTTGGCTGCGCAAGGTTTGCCACGTGGGAATAAGGGATTTGAAATTTTTGACCAAAATAAATTTGGTACAACAGAATTTCAAAATAAAATCTACTATTTGCAGGCAATTCAAGGTGAATTAACAAAAACAATTGAACAGATGGCTGAAGTTGAAAAAGCACGTGTACATATTGTGTTACCAGAAGATAGTTTGTACAAGAAAAATGAGAAGCCGGCAACAGCATCAATTATGCTGAAATTAAGGCCGTCGGCGCAATTAAATCCTGGTCAAGTAAAAGGAATTGTCAATTTAGTTTCACACAGTATTCAGGGCTTAAAACCGGAAAATATTACGATTTTAGACGATAACGCTCATGTGTTAAATGATCCTTCAGATGATGGAAATTCTAATGGAATTTCTTTATCTCAGTTGGATATGACAAAAAAAGTTCAAGATGATTTACAAAAAAATCTGCAGTCGATGTTAGAACAAGTTCTTGGTGCAGGAAAAGTGGCGTCAAGGGTGAATGTAGAACTGAACTTCGATCAGCGTACAGTCGATAAAAATACGTTTGAACCTGTTGTGGATGATAAAGGCATTGTTCGCAGCTCTCAAGATACCAACGAGACCTATAGTGGAACATCGGGCCAGCCGGGTGGAATTCCTGGTACGGCAAGTAATGTTCCCGGCTATGTAGCGACTAACAATAATAATAGTCAATCAAATTATGCGAAAAAAGAAGCCGTTCGTAACTATGAAATTAATGAGACAAAGGAAAAAACCGTGGCAGCGCCTGGTTCCATTAAGCGACTGACTGTCGCTGTGCTTGTTGATGGAACTGTCACGAATGTTCAGCAAGATAGTATTATGCGAATTGTTGCCTCGGCAACTGGATTGAATCCGCAGCGTGGTGATGTCATTTCTGTTGAAAATGTTCCCTTTAATACGGAACTATCCGATAAAAAAAGGCAAGAAGAAGCCGATCTTGCCGCGCAACAACGTAATATGTGGATATTAGGGGCTGCGATAGTATTAGCAGTTGGCGCGGGAATATTCTTCTGGTTACGGGCAAGGGCGCGTCGTCGTCAAGCTGAACAAGAATTAGAAGCACTTGAAATGGAATCAACAGCTACTTTAGCTGGAGATGAACCGGAGGAACGAGAGCTTACAAAAGAAGAAATGACTCGCCAGAAAGAACGCGAAGCCATAGAAAAATTTGCAAAATCTCAGCCGGAAGATGTTGCTCAGCTTTTAAAAACTTGGCTAATTGATGAATAA
- the fliE gene encoding flagellar hook-basal body complex protein FliE, producing the protein MSVDVISSAAVKPVAAQSMKAPSSSKSETGVTFGQLLSNALGDVNKLQLDANQASVNLATGKVQDISEAVIATEKASMALQLTMQVRNKVIDAYQEIMRMQV; encoded by the coding sequence ATGTCAGTTGATGTAATTAGCTCGGCAGCAGTTAAGCCAGTAGCTGCTCAATCTATGAAGGCACCTTCTTCGAGTAAGTCTGAGACAGGTGTTACATTTGGACAACTTCTGTCAAATGCTTTGGGTGATGTGAATAAGTTACAACTTGATGCCAATCAGGCTTCAGTTAATCTTGCTACAGGAAAAGTTCAGGATATTTCGGAAGCCGTAATTGCTACTGAAAAAGCTTCTATGGCATTACAGTTAACAATGCAGGTTCGCAATAAAGTGATTGATGCTTATCAAGAAATTATGCGGATGCAAGTTTAA
- the flgC gene encoding flagellar basal body rod protein FlgC — MAMFGAIDSAASGLTAERLRMDVISNNIANANTTRTVEGGPYRRELVVFEPRSAENSFANVLSSQMGQGQEQGVRVTGITKDTSPLRRVYDPSHPDADATGYVAMPNVNVVTEMVDMITASRSYEANVTVINSAKAMAAKALDIGK, encoded by the coding sequence ATGGCGATGTTTGGTGCAATTGATTCGGCAGCTTCGGGACTTACGGCTGAAAGGCTTCGAATGGATGTTATTTCTAACAATATTGCAAATGCAAATACAACAAGAACAGTGGAAGGCGGTCCCTATCGGCGTGAATTGGTTGTTTTTGAGCCACGTTCTGCTGAAAACAGTTTTGCTAATGTTTTGTCTAGCCAAATGGGGCAAGGACAAGAACAGGGAGTACGTGTGACAGGTATTACGAAAGACACTTCTCCTTTGCGTAGAGTTTATGATCCTAGCCATCCAGATGCCGATGCCACTGGTTATGTGGCAATGCCGAACGTGAACGTAGTAACTGAAATGGTTGATATGATTACAGCCAGCCGTTCTTATGAAGCCAATGTGACTGTCATTAATTCGGCAAAGGCTATGGCAGCAAAGGCTTTAGATATTGGCAAATAG
- the flgB gene encoding flagellar basal body rod protein FlgB has protein sequence MLDSILSSAPANILEKALSSSALRQQVISNNIANVNTPGFKRSTVSFEDKLQQAMNQTQLPLVRTHQNHLAAEKFEGSMEPSVVVDNTTSMRVDGNNVDIDKEMASLAKNSIYYSAVAQQMNKYYGILKSAIREGK, from the coding sequence GTGCTAGATTCCATTTTGTCTTCGGCACCTGCTAATATTTTAGAAAAAGCACTATCATCTTCTGCGTTACGACAACAAGTAATTAGTAATAATATAGCCAATGTCAATACGCCTGGTTTTAAAAGAAGCACAGTCTCTTTTGAGGACAAACTTCAGCAGGCAATGAATCAGACTCAATTGCCTCTCGTTCGGACTCATCAAAATCACTTGGCTGCGGAAAAATTTGAGGGTAGTATGGAGCCTTCTGTTGTCGTGGATAATACAACTTCCATGCGTGTAGATGGAAACAATGTAGACATTGATAAGGAAATGGCAAGTTTAGCGAAAAATAGTATTTATTATTCAGCGGTGGCACAACAAATGAATAAATATTACGGAATATTGAAATCAGCAATTAGAGAAGGGAAGTAA
- the codY gene encoding GTP-sensing pleiotropic transcriptional regulator CodY, producing MLTLLERTRKINKLLQKSEKVAYKEMSNVLSTVMSCNVYIVSKEGNVLGYALLDNFECEIMKDRVLNLGVFPERYVEWLQRIAETSPNIRLESGLCAFADETECFFHGKVTTIVPIHGGGDRLGTLIVAKFDQDFTDEDLILSEYGGTVVGMEILRDLSEKNEEEARKKATVQVAIGTLSYSELEAILHILGELQGNEGLLVASKIADRVGITRSLIVNALRKFESAGVIESKSLGMKGTYIKVLNDRLLDELKKLRK from the coding sequence ATGTTAACACTATTAGAACGAACTCGCAAAATTAATAAGTTACTGCAGAAGTCAGAGAAGGTTGCTTACAAAGAGATGTCAAATGTCTTGTCAACCGTTATGAGTTGTAATGTGTACATTGTTAGTAAAGAAGGTAATGTTTTAGGCTACGCGTTACTGGATAATTTTGAATGTGAAATCATGAAGGATCGAGTATTAAATTTGGGTGTCTTCCCTGAACGCTATGTGGAGTGGTTGCAACGAATCGCTGAAACATCGCCCAATATTCGTTTGGAAAGTGGTTTGTGTGCATTTGCGGATGAAACTGAATGCTTTTTCCATGGAAAAGTAACGACGATTGTTCCTATTCATGGTGGTGGAGATCGTTTGGGTACGTTAATTGTTGCTAAATTTGATCAAGATTTTACTGATGAAGACTTGATCCTTTCCGAGTATGGCGGAACCGTTGTGGGCATGGAAATTTTGCGTGACTTAAGTGAAAAAAATGAAGAGGAAGCGCGTAAAAAAGCAACCGTTCAAGTAGCCATTGGTACATTGTCTTATTCAGAGCTTGAAGCGATATTGCATATTTTAGGGGAGCTTCAGGGTAATGAAGGTTTGCTTGTAGCAAGTAAAATTGCTGATCGTGTTGGTATTACTCGTTCCCTCATTGTCAATGCCTTAAGGAAGTTTGAGAGCGCTGGCGTGATTGAGTCAAAGTCGCTTGGTATGAAGGGGACGTATATTAAGGTATTAAATGATCGTTTGCTTGATGAGCTTAAAAAACTTAGAAAGTAA
- the hslU gene encoding ATP-dependent protease ATPase subunit HslU: MALTELTPKQIVAELDKYIVGQRAAKRSVAIALRNRWRSQQLPEELKDEIIPKNILMIGPTGVGKTEIARRLARLVKAPFIKVEATKFTEVGYVGRDVESMVRDLVETAIRMVKQAKIAEVNDKALILANERILDIFCPSNKKETTKNPFEMLFSSNVQQPKEPEVESIPPIEDQRRIWRERLAKGDLEEELVEITVEDSGQPVMGMFAGTGIEEMGMNIQDMLGNLMPKKQKKRKVTVANARKVFVQEEAQKLIDMDEVIADALAIAENSGIIFLDEIDKIAGRNHSSGPDVSREGVQRDILPIVEGSTVVTKYGAVKTDHMLFIAAGAFHTSKPSELIPELQGRFPIRVELTNLNKEDFVQILTEPANALIKQYQSLLKAEGITIEFADEAIDELAEFACQVNGQTENIGARRLHTIMEKLLEDLSFEAPELAVQVVKIDRTYVQSKLTHIVENQDLTQFIL; the protein is encoded by the coding sequence ATGGCATTGACAGAACTGACGCCCAAACAGATTGTCGCTGAGCTTGATAAATATATCGTTGGGCAACGAGCTGCGAAAAGGTCAGTGGCAATTGCGCTCCGAAATCGCTGGCGGAGCCAGCAGTTACCAGAAGAATTAAAAGATGAAATTATTCCGAAAAACATCTTAATGATTGGTCCGACTGGTGTGGGTAAAACTGAGATTGCCAGAAGACTGGCCCGCTTAGTTAAAGCGCCTTTTATCAAGGTTGAAGCGACCAAATTTACTGAAGTTGGTTATGTCGGTCGTGATGTGGAATCAATGGTTCGCGATCTTGTGGAAACAGCGATTCGTATGGTAAAGCAAGCTAAAATAGCGGAAGTCAATGATAAAGCGCTCATTTTAGCCAATGAACGTATTCTTGATATTTTTTGTCCATCTAATAAAAAGGAGACAACAAAAAATCCTTTTGAAATGCTTTTTTCTTCCAATGTGCAGCAGCCTAAAGAGCCTGAGGTAGAGTCCATTCCCCCTATAGAGGATCAGCGCCGAATATGGCGTGAACGTTTGGCTAAAGGTGACCTTGAAGAGGAATTAGTCGAAATTACTGTTGAAGATTCCGGGCAACCTGTTATGGGTATGTTTGCTGGCACAGGTATTGAAGAGATGGGCATGAATATTCAAGATATGCTAGGAAATTTAATGCCGAAAAAGCAAAAAAAACGGAAAGTCACTGTAGCCAATGCCCGCAAAGTTTTTGTACAGGAAGAAGCACAAAAGCTGATTGATATGGATGAAGTGATTGCCGATGCTTTGGCTATAGCTGAGAACTCTGGAATTATTTTTTTGGATGAGATTGATAAGATTGCCGGTCGTAATCATTCTTCTGGTCCAGACGTATCGCGTGAAGGTGTACAACGGGATATTCTCCCAATTGTAGAAGGTTCGACTGTTGTGACGAAATATGGTGCAGTGAAAACCGATCATATGTTGTTTATTGCCGCAGGTGCCTTTCATACTTCTAAGCCTTCAGAATTAATTCCAGAACTACAAGGAAGATTTCCCATTCGTGTCGAATTAACTAATTTGAATAAAGAGGATTTTGTCCAGATTCTAACGGAACCTGCAAATGCTCTTATCAAGCAATATCAGAGTTTGCTTAAGGCCGAAGGGATTACTATAGAATTTGCTGACGAAGCCATTGATGAATTAGCTGAATTTGCTTGTCAAGTTAATGGTCAGACAGAAAATATTGGTGCCCGTCGTCTTCATACGATTATGGAAAAGTTGTTAGAAGATCTGTCCTTTGAAGCACCTGAGTTGGCTGTTCAGGTTGTTAAGATTGATCGCACGTATGTTCAGTCCAAATTGACTCATATTGTTGAAAATCAAGATTTAACACAGTTTATTTTATAA
- the hslV gene encoding ATP-dependent protease subunit HslV, which yields MFHATTIVAVRHNGKIAIAGDGQVTFGGNTIMKHHAKKVRRLYHGKVVAGFAGSVADAFTLFTKFEIKLEEFNGNMMRAAVELAKDWRTDRILRKLEALLIVADTEHMLIISGNGEVIEPDDGVTAIGSGGPYALAAARALVSNTDLMASDIAQKAIAIAADICIYTNHQITIEEL from the coding sequence ATGTTTCATGCAACAACGATTGTTGCTGTTCGCCATAATGGCAAGATTGCTATTGCGGGAGACGGTCAAGTTACTTTTGGTGGAAATACGATCATGAAACATCATGCAAAAAAAGTACGCCGTCTTTATCATGGTAAGGTCGTGGCTGGTTTTGCCGGTTCTGTTGCTGATGCCTTTACTTTGTTTACAAAGTTTGAAATAAAACTGGAAGAATTTAATGGCAATATGATGCGTGCCGCTGTGGAGCTTGCGAAGGATTGGCGAACAGATCGTATTTTACGTAAGCTTGAAGCATTGCTTATTGTGGCTGATACTGAACACATGCTGATTATTTCGGGCAATGGTGAAGTGATTGAGCCTGATGATGGTGTTACAGCCATTGGTTCTGGTGGTCCTTATGCTTTGGCTGCAGCGCGTGCACTTGTTAGTAATACGGATCTTATGGCATCCGATATTGCTCAAAAGGCGATTGCCATAGCTGCAGATATTTGCATCTATACAAATCACCAGATTACCATAGAGGAGTTATAA
- the trmFO gene encoding methylenetetrahydrofolate--tRNA-(uracil(54)-C(5))-methyltransferase (FADH(2)-oxidizing) TrmFO, with protein sequence MTKVTIIGAGLAGSEAAWQIAEQGIDVELIEMRPQSMGPAHHTGLFAELVCSNSLRGAGLENAVGLLKEEMRRKNSLIIKAADATQVPAGGALAVDRESFSQMITDTLAHHPHVTVTHREVTTLPDARPLIVASGPLTSPALGESLKQLTSEEYFYFYDAAAPIVTGDSLNVDIIFRASRYGKGDDDYLNCPMNKDEYESFWQALTNAETAQVKQFEKAIFFEGCMPVEVMAGRGIDTLRFGPMKPVGLVDPRTGEQPHAVIQLRQDNKEATLFNIVGFQTHLKWPEQKRVFSMIPGLEQAEFVRYGVMHRNTFINSPKLLKPTMQMRGQEGLFFAGQMTGVEGYVESAASGLIAGINAVRLVRGQKLLVFPQETAHGALSHYITTSEAKHFQPMNVNFGLFPTLGQRIRDKKTKNQLIAKRALEALQANC encoded by the coding sequence GTGACTAAGGTAACCATTATTGGAGCTGGACTTGCAGGAAGCGAAGCTGCCTGGCAGATTGCTGAGCAAGGTATAGATGTTGAATTAATTGAAATGCGTCCTCAGTCGATGGGTCCTGCCCATCACACAGGATTATTTGCCGAACTCGTGTGTAGTAACTCCTTAAGGGGGGCGGGGCTGGAAAATGCCGTGGGATTGCTCAAAGAAGAAATGCGACGCAAAAATTCACTTATTATAAAAGCGGCGGATGCCACACAAGTCCCCGCTGGCGGCGCATTGGCTGTTGACAGGGAATCTTTTAGTCAAATGATTACCGATACGCTGGCTCATCATCCCCATGTGACTGTTACACATCGCGAAGTCACGACGTTGCCTGATGCGCGTCCCTTAATTGTTGCTTCAGGTCCTTTGACTTCACCCGCTCTGGGTGAGTCATTGAAACAGCTGACTAGTGAAGAGTATTTTTATTTTTATGATGCAGCAGCGCCTATTGTAACAGGGGATTCGTTAAATGTTGATATTATTTTTCGCGCCTCCCGCTACGGCAAGGGTGATGATGACTATTTGAACTGCCCCATGAATAAAGATGAATATGAGTCTTTTTGGCAGGCTCTGACGAATGCCGAAACAGCCCAAGTAAAACAGTTTGAAAAAGCTATTTTTTTTGAGGGATGTATGCCTGTTGAAGTAATGGCTGGCCGAGGCATTGATACTCTACGGTTTGGTCCCATGAAACCAGTGGGTCTTGTCGATCCGCGTACAGGTGAGCAGCCTCATGCCGTGATTCAGTTGCGGCAAGATAATAAAGAAGCAACGTTATTTAATATTGTTGGCTTTCAAACACATTTGAAATGGCCGGAGCAGAAACGAGTTTTCTCGATGATTCCGGGGTTAGAGCAAGCGGAGTTTGTGCGGTATGGTGTAATGCATCGGAATACATTTATTAATTCTCCTAAACTGCTTAAGCCAACCATGCAGATGCGTGGTCAGGAGGGATTGTTTTTTGCAGGACAGATGACAGGTGTAGAAGGTTATGTGGAATCAGCGGCAAGTGGACTTATTGCAGGCATCAATGCTGTACGACTGGTGCGCGGTCAAAAGCTCCTAGTGTTTCCCCAGGAAACAGCGCATGGTGCCTTAAGTCATTATATTACAACATCAGAAGCCAAACATTTTCAGCCTATGAATGTAAACTTTGGCCTTTTTCCGACATTGGGGCAACGGATCAGAGATAAAAAAACGAAAAATCAACTGATTGCCAAACGGGCCCTAGAAGCGCTTCAAGCGAATTGTTAA